A section of the Oryzias latipes chromosome 8, ASM223467v1 genome encodes:
- the LOC101166303 gene encoding arf-GAP with dual PH domain-containing protein 2, whose amino-acid sequence MVNHERNKKILLDLLKQPENSRCADCGAPDPDWASYRLGVFLCLKCSGIHRSFSCQIKSIELDFWDDKQVEIMKSNGNASAKAIYEKAVPPYYYQPCQSDCNVLVEQWIRAKYERMEFTGETKYPPPPYTTGFYEGILWKKGKENTQFLKRKFVLSERGFTLTYYNREDESKGPKAVIFIKDLNATFQTEKIGHPHGLQITYQTEHNTRNLFVYHENPEDIVTWYNVIRAARYSYLKTAYPTGSDKELVPKITRNYLKEGYMEKTGPNQKEQFKKRWFVLDSQTRKLYYFKDQLDAEELGVIFIGTESNSYSVAAFAPKSTRGNKWKHGIMVDTPARQFVLMCEQEKEQREWIDALRKIQSRPMSPQDYTAEAKIRYK is encoded by the exons ATGGTAAACCATGAACGGAACAAGAAGATCCTGCTGGATCTGCTGAAGCAGCCGGAGAACAGCCGCTGCGCAGACTGCGGCGCGCCCG ATCCAGACTGGGCATCTTACAGACTGGGAGTGTTTCTGTGCCTGAAGTGCTCTGGGATCCATCGCAGCTTTTCCTGTCAGATCAAATCCATAGAGCTGGATTTCTGGGATGATAAACAAGTGGAG ATAATGAAATCTAACGGCAATGCCAGTGCCAAAGCCATATATGAGAAAGCTGTTCCACCATACTACTATCAACCCTGTCAGAGTGACTGCAA CGTCCTGGTGGAGCAGTGGATTCGAGCGAAATATGAGAGAATGGAATTCACAGGAGAAACCAAGTACCCACCTCCGCCGTACACCACAG GTTTCTACGAAGGAATATTGTGGAAGAAAGGGAAAGAGAACACGCAGTTTCTGAAGAGGAAGTTTGTTCTATCTGAGAGGGGGTTCACCCTGACGTACTACAACAGGGAAGAT GAGTCCAAAGGCCCCAAAGCTGTAATCTTTATCAAAGACCTGAACGCCACATTCCAGACGGAAAAGATCGGACACCCTCACGGGCTTCAGATCACCTACCAGACTGAACACAACACCAGAAACCTTTTTGTTTATCACGAAAATCCAGAA GATATAGTCACATGGTACAATGTGATACGTGCTGCTCGCTATTCATACCTGAAGACAGCATACCCAACTGGAAGTGACAAAGAA TTGGTACCAAAGATAACAAGAAACTACCTTAAAGAGGGATACATGGAAAAGACAGGGCCAAAT CAAAAAGAACAATTCAAAAAGAGATGGTTTGTTTTGGACTCTCAAACAAGGAAGCTGTATTACTTCAAAGATCAACTG GACGCAGAGGAGTTGGGGGTCATTTTCATCGGCACAGAAAGCAACAGTTACTCAGTGGCTGCGTTTGCTCCAAAAAGCACTCGAGGAAACAAATGGAAGCATGGCATTATGGTGGACACGCCTGCGCGGCAGTTTGTGTTAATGTGCgagcaggagaaggagcagaGGGAATGGATAGATGCCCTGAGGAAGATCCAATCCAGGCCCATGTCCCCGCAGGATTACACTG ctgAAGCCAAAATAAGGTATAAATGA